AAGCCGCGTTTATCAATAAAGTTAATGAAGCGTTGGGCGAAGCAATGGAAACACAAGCTTGGTTAGACCACGCTCTTGCTTGTGCATACATCAATTCGAACCTTTTCAATGAAATAGATGATGC
The genomic region above belongs to candidate division KSB1 bacterium and contains:
- a CDS encoding four helix bundle protein gives rise to the protein MHWLREAWARRRYKAAFINKVNEALGEAMETQAWLDHALACAYINSNLFNEIDDA